The Peribacillus simplex genome contains a region encoding:
- a CDS encoding YjdJ family protein, protein MTFNNLLQMIIAALFLIVFTFCTWYEGSEIMDRPWEWKYSAHFTQVDDGQAMDADDISNFDHFVYAAKFKPLFPFLMVLAASYLIILTGYILFKSNIKKMALFLLRLGVLFLLSTGFVSNSPTVGGNIFQVYFLICGVIAIIGAALYYFRMPTGLHTKI, encoded by the coding sequence TTGACTTTTAACAATTTATTGCAAATGATTATCGCTGCACTTTTCCTTATTGTTTTTACGTTCTGTACCTGGTATGAGGGCAGCGAAATTATGGATAGACCTTGGGAATGGAAGTACTCCGCGCATTTCACACAAGTAGATGATGGTCAGGCGATGGATGCAGATGATATTTCGAATTTCGATCATTTCGTGTATGCCGCGAAATTCAAACCGTTATTTCCATTTCTTATGGTCCTTGCCGCATCGTACTTAATCATACTTACGGGATATATCCTATTCAAAAGTAATATTAAAAAAATGGCTCTTTTCTTGTTGAGATTGGGTGTCCTTTTTCTGCTTTCAACTGGTTTTGTATCCAATTCCCCGACTGTTGGAGGAAATATCTTTCAAGTATATTTTCTAATATGCGGAGTGATAGCCATAATAGGTGCAGCGCTATATTATTTCCGGATGCCAACAGGATTACATACTAAAATTTAA
- a CDS encoding GrpB family protein, whose product MRKVEVVPYRTEWSKLFHDECQKLQDIFGPELIKLYHIGSTAIPAIHAKPVIDILAVVKDVECVADFNKEMEEKGYDARGENGIAGRRFFCKGGDERTHHIHMFQKGHDEIARHLTFRDYLLAHPDEAQKYSRLKQRLAAEFPDDINGYVNGKNDFIKESDEKAKHWAASLNEGDNHVNEVD is encoded by the coding sequence ATGAGAAAGGTCGAAGTCGTACCATATAGGACAGAATGGTCCAAGCTATTTCATGATGAATGCCAAAAATTACAGGATATTTTCGGGCCTGAATTGATAAAGTTATACCATATTGGCAGTACGGCCATTCCGGCCATCCATGCCAAGCCAGTAATAGATATTTTGGCAGTGGTAAAAGATGTGGAATGTGTCGCTGATTTCAATAAAGAGATGGAAGAAAAAGGGTATGATGCCAGGGGGGAAAACGGAATCGCTGGACGGCGGTTTTTCTGTAAAGGCGGGGATGAGAGGACTCACCATATTCACATGTTTCAAAAAGGACATGACGAAATAGCCAGACACCTCACTTTTCGGGATTATTTGCTGGCACACCCTGATGAAGCACAAAAGTACAGCAGGCTGAAGCAGCGCTTGGCAGCGGAATTCCCAGATGATATCAACGGATATGTAAATGGGAAAAATGATTTCATAAAAGAGAGTGACGAAAAAGCGAAACATTGGGCGGCGTCCTTGAATGAGGGGGATAATCATGTTAATGAAGTGGATTAA
- a CDS encoding MFS transporter: MDQSRTRLWTKDFVIVSSINFFITLIFYLLMVTLAIYAVNELDASTSEAGLISGIFIIGTLIGRLFIGRFIDSIGRKKTLFIGLIFFTLTTLLYFVDLGIGFLLVNRLIHGMAMGMASTATGTIVAQIIPATRKGEGIGYYSMSATLATAIGPFIGLYMAQHTSFQVIFSFCLALGVISLITAFFLYVPALKVTAKATESKGFKLSNFIEPKALPISIITLLLAFCYSSVLSFISFYAIEINLVNTASFFFVVYAVAVLLSRPFSGPLMDRKGSNFIMYPAFMLFGIGLLLLSITTNSFTLLAAGFLIGLGFGNMQSSSQAIAVKLTPPHRMGMATSTFFIMLDAGLGFGPYILGFIIPVTGYSTLYVILGVLVIATSVLYYFLHGKKERAARTNLASI, encoded by the coding sequence ATGGATCAATCCAGAACCAGACTGTGGACGAAGGACTTTGTCATCGTTTCGTCCATCAATTTTTTCATAACATTAATCTTTTATTTACTGATGGTGACGCTTGCCATCTATGCTGTTAATGAATTGGATGCTTCTACAAGCGAAGCCGGACTCATATCGGGAATTTTTATTATCGGGACGTTAATCGGACGTCTGTTCATTGGCCGTTTCATTGATTCAATCGGCCGCAAGAAAACATTATTCATAGGTTTGATCTTTTTCACTTTGACAACACTTCTATATTTTGTCGACCTTGGAATTGGCTTCCTGCTTGTTAACCGCCTGATCCATGGGATGGCGATGGGGATGGCGAGTACTGCGACGGGAACGATCGTCGCCCAGATCATCCCGGCAACTCGAAAGGGAGAAGGCATCGGCTATTACAGCATGAGCGCGACACTTGCGACGGCAATCGGTCCTTTCATCGGTCTGTATATGGCTCAACATACAAGCTTCCAAGTGATTTTCAGTTTCTGCCTGGCATTAGGGGTGATCAGCTTGATTACTGCATTCTTCCTATATGTCCCGGCATTGAAAGTGACGGCAAAAGCTACGGAAAGCAAAGGATTCAAGCTTTCCAATTTCATTGAACCTAAGGCGCTGCCCATTTCAATCATTACTCTGTTATTGGCATTCTGTTATTCCAGCGTCCTTTCGTTCATCAGTTTCTATGCCATTGAAATCAATCTGGTCAATACAGCAAGCTTCTTCTTTGTCGTTTACGCAGTAGCTGTATTGTTATCACGTCCTTTCTCAGGACCGTTGATGGACCGGAAAGGCTCTAACTTCATTATGTATCCGGCGTTCATGCTTTTCGGGATCGGCTTGCTGCTTTTAAGTATCACAACCAATAGTTTCACTTTACTGGCTGCCGGTTTCCTCATCGGCCTTGGATTCGGTAATATGCAATCAAGCTCGCAGGCGATTGCCGTTAAACTGACACCGCCTCACCGAATGGGGATGGCAACGTCCACCTTCTTCATCATGCTTGATGCAGGACTTGGATTCGGCCCTTATATTCTGGGATTCATCATTCCGGTAACAGGTTATAGCACACTTTATGTCATCCTGGGCGTTTTGGTCATCGCAACCTCCGTCCTTTACTACTTCTTGCACGGCAAGAAGGAACGTGCAGCCAGAACGAACTTGGCTTCCATATAA
- a CDS encoding MarR family winged helix-turn-helix transcriptional regulator, whose protein sequence is MFLIEIYQKFFQQFLLLYRPFENNLNIQLGKHDLHRAQWSILHFLFNYDSATLVELANYQSVEKPTITRTIARLEELGYVEHVPSKDKREKRMRLTELGKKIYSEVRVTIDRYEQDILKGITEEEQLAAIRIMGEIRNNIIK, encoded by the coding sequence GTGTTTCTGATAGAGATTTATCAAAAGTTCTTTCAGCAATTTTTACTGCTGTACCGCCCGTTTGAAAATAATCTTAATATCCAGCTTGGTAAGCATGATTTACACAGGGCGCAATGGTCCATTTTACATTTCTTATTCAATTATGATTCGGCAACACTTGTAGAGCTTGCCAATTATCAAAGTGTGGAAAAACCCACGATTACGAGGACCATTGCCCGCTTGGAAGAGCTGGGGTATGTCGAGCATGTGCCCAGCAAAGATAAACGCGAGAAAAGAATGCGGCTTACGGAGCTTGGCAAAAAGATCTACAGCGAAGTCCGTGTGACAATCGATCGATACGAGCAGGATATCTTGAAAGGGATCACTGAGGAGGAACAACTTGCAGCCATACGTATCATGGGCGAAATAAGAAATAACATTATAAAGTAG
- a CDS encoding sugar kinase produces the protein MKDLDVITFGEPMTMFYANEVEPLHEAKSFSRAIAGAESNVACGLARLDLNVAYMTKLGNDSFGKFIIGELNKEKVDTTGIRFTSDHPTGMLIKSKVLDGDPEVEYFRKNSAASTLEIDDFSEEYFQQAKHLHATGIPSALSESCHEFTVAAMKFMKNQGKTVSFDPNLRPNLWPDKQKMVDCINQLAYICDFFLPGMSEAEVLTGLQTPEEVAGFYLNKGVKMIVIKLGAEGAYYKSANEEGYIKGFVPEKVIDTVGAGDGFAVGVISGLLEGISTMETVTRGNAIGALQVMSPGDMDGMPSRKQLQDFIESQNKLLNVE, from the coding sequence ATGAAAGATTTAGATGTGATCACCTTTGGGGAACCGATGACCATGTTTTATGCAAATGAAGTAGAGCCTTTACATGAGGCTAAATCCTTTTCCCGAGCGATTGCGGGGGCAGAATCAAACGTAGCCTGCGGATTGGCACGTCTTGATTTAAATGTTGCTTATATGACGAAACTTGGCAACGACAGTTTCGGTAAGTTCATCATCGGAGAATTGAATAAAGAAAAAGTCGACACGACAGGTATCCGTTTTACAAGTGATCACCCGACAGGAATGCTAATCAAGTCTAAAGTGCTAGACGGAGACCCGGAAGTGGAATATTTCAGGAAAAATTCAGCAGCTTCCACTCTGGAAATTGACGACTTCTCAGAAGAATATTTTCAGCAAGCTAAACATCTGCATGCAACAGGTATCCCATCCGCACTATCTGAAAGCTGCCATGAATTTACGGTTGCTGCCATGAAATTTATGAAGAATCAAGGAAAAACCGTCTCTTTTGACCCGAATTTACGGCCTAACCTATGGCCGGACAAACAAAAAATGGTGGATTGCATAAATCAGCTTGCTTACATTTGTGATTTCTTTCTTCCAGGCATGTCTGAAGCGGAAGTTTTAACAGGACTCCAAACACCTGAGGAGGTGGCCGGATTTTATTTGAACAAAGGAGTTAAAATGATCGTCATCAAGCTTGGAGCAGAGGGAGCCTATTACAAAAGTGCGAATGAAGAAGGGTATATTAAAGGATTTGTACCCGAAAAAGTCATTGATACAGTAGGGGCCGGCGATGGTTTTGCCGTCGGGGTGATCAGCGGCTTGCTTGAAGGTATATCCACGATGGAAACCGTTACTCGGGGTAATGCGATTGGCGCCCTGCAAGTCATGTCTCCTGGTGATATGGATGGTATGCCCAGCCGGAAACAATTACAGGACTTTATTGAAAGTCAGAACAAACTTTTAAACGTTGAATGA
- a CDS encoding 2-keto-3-deoxygluconate permease, with amino-acid sequence MRIKAGIEKIPGGMMVVPLFIGALIHTVFPDTATFFGGFTGAMLTGTASILAVFFFCVGATIDVKQSGYIARKGFTLLIGKVVFAALLGYGAALLLPENGIQTGLFSGLSVLVLIAAFNETNGGLYTALMTKLGRTEDAAAFPFISIESGPFFTMIILGVGGLATFPWQTIVSTLIPFAVGMIVGNIDKECREFFGQAVPVLIPFFALALGFGLDFGMIIKSGFMGILMGVAVVFLSGGVLYLLDRYVTGSDGVAGVAASSTAGAAVAVPFIIAELNPQFAPVAESATAIIATSVLVTAILTPMLTMWVAKKQEERGIPQRRGMKPTILKDPTVTPIQKAK; translated from the coding sequence ATGAGAATAAAAGCCGGAATAGAAAAAATCCCTGGTGGCATGATGGTTGTCCCTTTGTTCATAGGTGCTTTGATACATACTGTTTTTCCTGACACAGCAACCTTCTTTGGCGGATTCACAGGTGCGATGCTAACAGGTACCGCATCGATATTAGCCGTTTTTTTCTTTTGTGTCGGGGCTACGATAGATGTTAAGCAATCCGGGTATATCGCAAGAAAAGGATTCACATTGCTTATCGGTAAAGTTGTATTTGCGGCATTATTAGGATATGGGGCAGCTTTGCTGCTTCCAGAGAACGGGATTCAAACTGGTCTCTTTTCCGGTCTTTCGGTCTTAGTGCTGATAGCAGCTTTTAATGAAACGAATGGCGGTCTTTATACCGCACTCATGACAAAATTGGGCAGAACGGAAGATGCTGCTGCATTCCCGTTCATCAGTATTGAAAGCGGACCGTTCTTCACGATGATCATCCTCGGTGTTGGGGGCCTTGCAACGTTTCCATGGCAAACGATCGTCTCCACTTTGATTCCATTTGCAGTCGGTATGATTGTAGGTAATATCGATAAAGAATGCCGGGAATTCTTTGGACAGGCCGTACCGGTCCTTATCCCGTTCTTCGCACTAGCTCTAGGTTTCGGGCTGGATTTTGGCATGATCATAAAATCCGGATTCATGGGCATTTTAATGGGGGTTGCCGTCGTCTTCCTTTCCGGGGGTGTCTTATATCTACTGGACCGCTACGTTACAGGCTCGGATGGTGTTGCCGGGGTCGCAGCATCCTCAACAGCTGGGGCCGCAGTTGCAGTGCCTTTCATTATTGCCGAATTAAACCCGCAATTTGCTCCTGTAGCAGAATCGGCAACAGCAATCATCGCGACGAGTGTATTGGTGACAGCAATTCTAACACCCATGCTGACGATGTGGGTTGCAAAGAAACAAGAAGAAAGAGGGATTCCGCAGCGAAGAGGCATGAAACCAACTATTTTGAAAGATCCAACTGTGACTCCCATCCAAAAAGCGAAGTAA
- a CDS encoding YdbC family protein, whose protein sequence is MLMKWIKCQVNEENKRSFSKAQEGWGELRHCAGFMGQIGGWNANEPYEAGILSVWKDLHSYQSFMQHQHDEIFAKSDQGSTYTNISVDIYGKIFNIGTTDIKDFFGKGKLLRVADCSVENDKQAGFEQVQRDIWNKGMTSGMLSGAIGKGKSGRYLVASLWDNEYSHQRYVDKELAALIKESGGNTGSLFELHPKWAVI, encoded by the coding sequence ATGTTAATGAAGTGGATTAAATGCCAAGTGAATGAGGAAAACAAGCGTTCATTCTCAAAAGCACAAGAGGGATGGGGGGAATTGCGCCATTGTGCTGGTTTCATGGGACAAATCGGAGGGTGGAATGCAAATGAACCCTATGAAGCCGGCATTCTCTCCGTTTGGAAAGATCTTCATTCTTATCAAAGTTTCATGCAGCATCAGCATGATGAAATATTCGCCAAAAGTGACCAAGGTAGTACATATACAAATATTTCTGTCGATATCTACGGGAAAATATTCAATATAGGAACTACTGACATTAAGGATTTTTTTGGCAAGGGAAAATTACTTCGAGTGGCTGACTGTTCTGTTGAAAATGATAAACAAGCCGGATTTGAGCAGGTGCAAAGGGACATATGGAACAAAGGGATGACATCGGGCATGCTGTCTGGTGCAATCGGAAAAGGGAAATCCGGGAGATACCTGGTCGCTTCATTATGGGACAATGAATATTCACATCAACGGTATGTGGATAAGGAATTGGCTGCCCTGATAAAGGAATCGGGAGGTAATACAGGAAGTTTATTTGAATTGCATCCAAAGTGGGCTGTCATTTAG
- a CDS encoding ABC transporter ATP-binding protein, with protein sequence MIEVKKISKNYGRKKILDSVSFTANKGEVTCLIGINGVGKTTTLKAIMGLTPYKGEILIDEQKMTKDSYEKITFIPDAPTMLPQMTIKQAMVFMSDFYTSWNPERANQLMGFFKLKEESRISELSKGNTAKLNLMLGLSLDVDYVLMDEPFSGIDMFSREQIADVFASHLIEDRGVIITTHEIGDIEHLIDKVILLDNGTVLREFNTEEMREEEGKSVVDVMREVYQS encoded by the coding sequence ATGATAGAAGTAAAAAAGATCTCCAAGAATTATGGCCGGAAAAAGATCTTGGATAGTGTTTCATTTACAGCCAATAAAGGGGAAGTCACTTGCCTGATCGGGATAAATGGTGTCGGTAAAACGACTACACTCAAAGCGATCATGGGATTGACGCCATATAAAGGTGAAATCCTGATCGATGAACAAAAGATGACTAAGGACAGTTATGAAAAAATCACCTTCATTCCGGACGCACCGACCATGCTTCCGCAAATGACCATTAAACAGGCCATGGTTTTCATGTCGGATTTCTATACGTCCTGGAATCCGGAAAGAGCGAACCAACTGATGGGGTTTTTCAAGCTTAAAGAGGAGAGTCGCATTTCGGAACTGTCAAAAGGGAACACAGCTAAGCTCAACCTGATGCTTGGTCTGTCCCTTGACGTCGATTATGTACTGATGGACGAACCATTCTCGGGAATCGATATGTTTAGCCGCGAGCAAATTGCCGATGTCTTTGCGAGCCACCTTATTGAAGATAGGGGAGTCATCATCACGACCCATGAAATCGGTGATATTGAACATTTGATCGATAAGGTCATTTTATTGGATAACGGTACAGTGCTTAGAGAGTTCAATACAGAAGAAATGCGGGAAGAGGAAGGAAAATCGGTAGTCGATGTAATGAGAGAGGTGTATCAATCATGA
- a CDS encoding GntR family transcriptional regulator — MNVNTREPVYLQVVRHFKEQIAIGKFVAGQEIPSRRELAATLNINPNTAQKAYKEMEEQGLIHTERNFPSQITTNETILLAVRQELILAAVDTFVDAIRPIDVPVDELLRVVKEKYSEEKREEEEK; from the coding sequence ATGAACGTAAATACCCGGGAACCGGTATATCTGCAAGTCGTTAGGCATTTTAAAGAACAAATAGCCATAGGAAAATTCGTGGCTGGACAGGAAATTCCCTCCCGAAGAGAACTGGCGGCTACACTGAACATAAATCCTAATACCGCTCAAAAAGCGTATAAAGAAATGGAGGAACAGGGTTTGATTCATACTGAACGAAATTTCCCCAGTCAAATCACGACGAATGAAACGATTTTACTGGCTGTGAGGCAGGAATTGATTTTGGCAGCCGTCGATACGTTTGTCGACGCGATTCGTCCGATTGATGTACCAGTCGATGAATTGCTTCGTGTGGTTAAAGAAAAATACTCGGAAGAAAAAAGGGAGGAGGAAGAAAAATGA
- the ltrA gene encoding group II intron reverse transcriptase/maturase — protein sequence MLMEQILERENLIQALKRVERNKGSHGVDGMPVQNLRPHLATEWYNMKTALLQGTYQPQPVRRIEIPKPNGGVRLLGIPTVLDRFIQQAIAQILTKIYDSTFSENSYGFRPNKQGHQAVRKAKSYITEGYTWVVDMDLEKFFDKVNHDKLMGMLERKIEDKRVLKLIRKFLQAGIMIGGLFHKSEEGTPQGGPLSPILSNIMLDDLDKELEKRNLRFVRYADDSTIFVKTRKAAKRAMGNISNFIENNLKLKVNYEKSKYDRPWNRTFLGFSFTKSKNPKVLLAKQTVKRVKKRIREMTSRKSPIPMKLRINKLKQYLRGWMGYFALIDTPNVLKNLDSWIRRRLRMCLWKQWKLPRTRVRKLKGLGVPLGKAYEWGNSRKGYWRIAHSPILDKILNNVYWLHQGLVNLYERYTKLRQT from the coding sequence ATGTTAATGGAACAGATACTAGAGAGGGAAAACTTAATACAGGCATTGAAGCGTGTAGAAAGAAATAAGGGAAGCCATGGTGTAGATGGAATGCCGGTTCAAAACCTGAGACCGCACCTCGCAACCGAATGGTACAACATGAAAACTGCCCTTTTACAGGGTACCTATCAACCGCAGCCCGTCCGTCGTATCGAAATCCCGAAACCAAACGGCGGAGTTCGGCTATTGGGTATTCCAACCGTTCTAGACCGTTTCATTCAACAAGCCATTGCCCAAATATTGACCAAGATATATGACTCAACCTTTTCGGAGAATAGCTATGGGTTTCGCCCTAACAAACAAGGGCACCAGGCGGTTCGAAAGGCAAAGTCCTATATAACCGAAGGTTATACATGGGTAGTGGATATGGACTTGGAGAAGTTCTTCGATAAAGTGAATCATGACAAGCTCATGGGAATGTTAGAGCGGAAAATTGAAGATAAACGAGTTCTCAAACTGATTCGTAAATTCCTTCAAGCAGGCATTATGATAGGCGGACTTTTTCATAAAAGTGAGGAGGGAACTCCGCAAGGAGGTCCGTTAAGTCCTATATTATCTAATATCATGTTAGACGATTTAGATAAAGAACTAGAGAAACGTAATCTTCGATTCGTAAGGTATGCGGATGACAGTACTATCTTTGTGAAGACACGAAAAGCCGCTAAACGTGCAATGGGAAATATCTCAAACTTCATTGAAAATAATCTGAAGCTAAAGGTCAACTACGAGAAGTCGAAGTATGATCGCCCTTGGAACAGAACGTTTCTCGGTTTTAGTTTCACGAAGTCAAAGAACCCGAAGGTTCTACTGGCTAAACAAACGGTGAAGAGAGTAAAGAAACGAATCAGGGAAATGACCTCGAGGAAATCACCGATACCCATGAAACTCCGAATAAATAAGTTAAAGCAATACCTTAGAGGTTGGATGGGGTATTTCGCCCTCATTGATACTCCGAACGTATTGAAGAATTTAGATTCATGGATTCGAAGAAGACTCAGGATGTGCCTATGGAAACAATGGAAATTACCAAGAACGAGGGTGAGGAAACTCAAAGGATTAGGCGTCCCACTTGGAAAAGCATATGAATGGGGAAATAGCAGAAAGGGTTATTGGCGCATAGCGCATAGTCCTATTCTAGACAAAATCCTTAATAATGTTTATTGGCTCCACCAAGGGTTAGTAAATCTATATGAACGATATACAAAACTACGTCAGACTTAA
- a CDS encoding AAA family ATPase, which translates to MKLDYDSQYIRGIYLNRDRISSYDHFPLDLPVIKHLQEMVFHPSVTYVIGENGMGKSTLLEGIAIAYGFNPEGGTLNFNFSNYDSHSNLDEYLRLKKGVYKPRDHFFFRAETFYNLATNIEELDREASFGSKIIDSFGGKSLHQQSHGESFFSAFVERFQGNGLYILDEPEAALSPLRQISMLARINELVQQGSQFIISTHSPIIMAYPDAKILQISDEGISEVTLEESNHYLLMKQFFEDKDRLLHHLFE; encoded by the coding sequence ATGAAACTAGATTATGATTCACAATACATCAGGGGCATCTACCTAAATAGAGACCGAATATCCTCATATGACCATTTCCCCCTTGACCTGCCGGTTATCAAGCACCTTCAAGAGATGGTTTTTCATCCCAGTGTTACCTATGTTATCGGGGAAAATGGAATGGGAAAGTCCACCTTGCTTGAAGGCATTGCGATTGCGTATGGCTTCAATCCGGAAGGCGGAACGTTGAATTTCAATTTTTCCAATTATGATTCCCATTCCAATTTGGACGAATATCTCCGTTTGAAAAAAGGCGTGTACAAACCGAGGGATCATTTTTTCTTTAGGGCGGAGACCTTCTATAATTTAGCTACGAATATAGAGGAATTGGACAGGGAGGCATCGTTCGGTTCGAAAATCATCGATTCCTTCGGTGGAAAATCACTTCACCAGCAATCTCATGGGGAATCGTTTTTTTCAGCTTTTGTAGAACGATTTCAAGGCAATGGATTGTATATCCTCGATGAGCCTGAAGCTGCTTTGTCACCATTGAGACAAATATCGATGCTGGCCAGGATAAATGAACTTGTTCAACAAGGATCCCAATTCATCATTTCCACCCATTCACCGATCATCATGGCCTACCCGGATGCTAAAATCCTTCAAATTTCGGATGAAGGAATAAGTGAGGTGACTTTAGAGGAGTCCAATCACTATCTGTTAATGAAACAATTTTTTGAAGATAAAGATCGGCTGCTTCATCATCTATTTGAATGA
- the kduI gene encoding 5-dehydro-4-deoxy-D-glucuronate isomerase encodes MEKRYSIHPSQAKHFDTSEIRKNFLVENLFLDDDVSLCYSLDDRIIIGGIKPVSKEVKLEGHDFIKADYFLQRRELGVFNIGGSGKISVDGEVYTLQNRDCLYIGLGCKELIFTSDSDSEPSKFYLASAPAHKNYPVQHVAFKEVQGDEMGSQETANKRTIRRMIHENGIQSCQLCMGMTELAPGNVWNSMPPHVHDRRVEVYMYFDLAEDAILFHMMGEPDETRHIVMKNEQAVISPPWSIHCGSATSNYTFIWAMAGENYTYEDMDAFPISDMK; translated from the coding sequence ATGGAAAAACGTTATTCCATTCATCCGTCACAAGCCAAACACTTTGATACAAGTGAAATCCGCAAAAACTTTTTAGTGGAAAATTTATTTCTCGATGATGACGTTTCTTTATGCTATTCCCTTGATGACAGAATCATCATAGGAGGAATCAAACCTGTTTCTAAAGAGGTTAAGCTTGAGGGCCATGATTTCATAAAAGCTGATTATTTTCTTCAGCGAAGAGAATTAGGGGTATTCAATATAGGTGGATCAGGGAAAATCTCAGTTGATGGAGAAGTATATACCCTTCAAAATCGGGATTGTCTATATATAGGATTAGGCTGTAAAGAGCTGATATTCACTAGTGATTCAGACTCCGAGCCCTCCAAATTTTATTTAGCCTCTGCTCCAGCACATAAAAATTACCCCGTTCAACACGTAGCATTCAAGGAAGTGCAAGGTGATGAAATGGGGTCACAGGAAACGGCAAATAAGCGGACGATTCGCAGAATGATTCATGAAAATGGGATCCAAAGCTGCCAACTGTGTATGGGAATGACTGAATTGGCTCCAGGAAATGTCTGGAACTCCATGCCTCCTCATGTTCATGACCGCAGAGTGGAAGTTTATATGTATTTTGACTTGGCAGAAGATGCGATTTTGTTCCACATGATGGGCGAACCCGATGAAACAAGGCATATTGTCATGAAAAATGAACAAGCTGTCATTTCACCTCCTTGGTCCATACATTGTGGTTCCGCTACAAGCAACTACACATTTATTTGGGCAATGGCTGGAGAGAATTATACATATGAGGATATGGATGCCTTTCCTATTTCAGATATGAAGTAA
- a CDS encoding DUF6944 family repetitive protein yields the protein MITHGEDLLISGAWLLGIGTLVGAIGQTRQTLTGTNLGKDLVLKGNGIEAVGNSLQAIGRSKMMNPENESVETYFIFGAWLEAIGNTANAVGIDMQLSGSVEEGTRTDAIGSGIQGLGAAFEAFGASLTEESLSRSFEIKGNGLIAAGSFLESIGNIFILNEKQRMGEQILLLGSWTQVFGAFILIDAFSLGPEPEQPKKSKDGHNGQYSYANYYI from the coding sequence ATGATCACTCATGGAGAGGACCTCCTTATTTCAGGAGCATGGTTACTTGGCATCGGCACACTTGTAGGTGCAATCGGGCAAACCCGGCAAACTTTAACGGGCACTAACCTCGGAAAAGATCTGGTCCTTAAAGGGAATGGCATTGAAGCCGTTGGAAATTCGCTGCAGGCAATCGGCCGTTCAAAAATGATGAACCCGGAAAATGAAAGTGTAGAAACCTATTTCATATTCGGTGCTTGGCTTGAGGCTATTGGCAATACGGCAAATGCAGTTGGAATAGATATGCAGTTGAGTGGTTCAGTGGAGGAGGGCACCAGAACGGATGCAATCGGCAGTGGAATCCAGGGCCTAGGTGCCGCTTTTGAAGCATTCGGGGCATCACTGACGGAGGAATCCCTTTCACGCTCTTTTGAGATCAAGGGAAATGGCCTCATTGCAGCCGGTTCTTTTTTGGAATCGATCGGAAATATTTTCATTTTAAATGAAAAACAACGAATGGGAGAACAAATTCTTTTACTAGGCAGCTGGACCCAAGTTTTCGGTGCATTTATATTGATCGATGCCTTTTCACTTGGCCCAGAACCCGAACAGCCCAAGAAAAGTAAAGATGGACATAACGGCCAATATAGCTATGCCAACTATTATATATGA